From Vitis vinifera cultivar Pinot Noir 40024 chromosome 5, ASM3070453v1, the proteins below share one genomic window:
- the LOC100267012 gene encoding clathrin interactor EPSIN 2 has protein sequence MKKAIGQTVRDLKREVNKKVLKVPGIEQKVLDATSNEPWGPHGTHLADIAQATRNYHEYQMIMSVIWKRINDTGKNWRHVYKALTVLEYLVGHGSERVIDEIREHIYQISTLSDFQYIDSSGRDQGSNVRKKSQSLVALVNDKERIQEVRQKAAANRDKFRNTNSAGGMYRPSSYSSSGGYGDRYDDDRYEGRYGRDEDRNGYGREREWGSRDDDRYGRNGDSYGPEGDRYGRDSDERYGRDGYKDDDYRGRSRSNEDYQYGSRSRSADRDRDRAFDEESNHSSRGGARTDEHPQYGRQLERKFSEQNLDAPPSYEEAVADAHSPVHDERDGATPAAPAPKTSSPPVSTSPSQATTAVGPSTSPPANKEVDAFDEFDPRGPVSAVPATSISPEMDLLGSLSESFSSNSLALVPSGPATTTSEAAVLGNAGSAPASAAMPSGSAVMSQSFEDPFGDSPFRALPSAESVPAEPQDSASTTSFQTMNQTSGPPFPVTQGVDTGSNFDFGDTFPGITYTPSGVSTAQPPSASPQFSPQEQWIPQQNNDILADILPPSGSSAPAISQAAFPAPTGQSVQPNPNVVGGFLAQSGSADHAASQFSPQIPTGPAAQYNNGNFLSQLGSAAPVPSQSPFQAPVPSQSPFQAPVPSQSPFQAPVSSQSPFQAPVSSQSPFQAPVPSQSPFQAPGPSQSPFQAPVPSQAPFQAPGPSQAPFQSPSGPVTHPSNDNLGGLFPQAGPPGSVMSQSTPPASTGSLAIVPQASKDKFETKSTVWADTLSRGLVNLNISGAKINPLADIGIDFDAINRKEKRMEKPKPATTAPVSTTTMGKAMGSGSGMGRAGAGALRPPPNTMMGSGMGMGMGMGSGPGAGMSMGMGGGPGSGMGMGMGGAPGVGMGMGMGGAPAAAGMGMGMGMGGGMGMGGYGGMNQPMGMGMNVGMGMNMGMGQGAQMQQPTGLPPGGYNPMMGSGGYAPQQPYGGGYR, from the exons ATGAAGAAGGCCATTGGTCAAACTGTTAGGGACCT TAAGAGAGAGGTGAATAAGAAAGTTCTTAAAGTTCCAGGAATAGAACAGAAG gTTCTGGATGCTACTAGCAATGAGCCTTGGGGTCCTCATGGAACACATCTTGCAGATATTGCACAGGCTACCAGAAACTA TCACGAGTACCAAATGATCATGTCAGTAATCTGGAAGCGGATTAATGATACAGGAAAGAATTGGCGGCATGTCTACAAG GCTTTGACAGTTCTGGAATACTTGGTAGGCCATGGTTCTGAGCGTGTCATAGATGAGATTCGGGAGCATATATACCAAATATCA ACTTTGTCAGactttcaatatattgattcaAGTGGGAGGGATCAGGGAAGCAATGTCAGAAAGAAATCTCAAAGTCTCGTGGCTCTGGTGAATGATAAAGAAAGGATACAGGAAGTTAGACAGAAGGCTGCTGCCAACAGGGACAA GTTTCGCAACACAAACTCAGCAGGCGGTATGTATAGGCCCAGTTCATATTCTAGTTCAGGAGGATATGGTGACCGTTATGATGATGATCGATATGAAGGCCGCTATGGGAGAGACGAAGATCGAAATGGTTATGGGAGAGAAAGAGAATGGGGCAGCAGAGATGATGACCGGTATGGTAGAAATGGGGACTCATATGGTCCTGAAGGGGATCGCTATGGCAGAGATTCTGATGAACGGTATGGTAGAGATGGCTATAAGGATGATGATTACAGGGGAAGAAGTCGAAGCAATGAGGACTACCAGTATGGCTCTAGAAGTAGGAGTGCTGATAGAGATAGGGACCGTGCTTTTGATGAGGAGAGCAACCATTCATCTAG AGGTGGTGCCCGAACTGATGAGCATCCTCAGTATGGAAG GCAGCTTGAACGAAAATTTTCTGAACAAAATCTTGATGCTCCTCCTAGTTATGAAGAAGCTGTAGCTGATGCCCACAGTCCTGTTCATGATGAGAG GGATGGAGCAACCCCAGCAGCACCTGCCCCTAAAACATCTTCTCCACCTGTAAGCACTAGTCCTAGCCAAGCAACAACTGCTGTTGGTCCTTCTACATCTCCTCCTGCCAACAAGGAAGTTGATGCTTTTGATGAATTTGATCCGCGCGGTCCAGTCTCAG CTGTCCCAGCTACATCAATTAGTCCGGAAATGGACTTACTTGGCTCTCTGTCAGAgtcattttcttcaaattcattgGCTCTTGTGCCATCTGGACCTGCAACCACAACATCTGAGGCTGCTGTCCTTGGAAATGCTGGGTCTGCACCCGCATCAGCAGCAATGCCATCTGGATCTGCTGTTATGAGCCAg TCTTTTGAAGACCCATTTGGTGACTCCCCTTTTAGAGCTTTGCCTTCAGCAGAGAGTGTACCAGCTGAACCTCAGGATTCAGCTTCCACAACTTCCTTCCAGACCATGAATCAAACATCAGGACCACCCTTCCCAGTTACCCAAGGAGTGGACACGGGTTCCAACTTTGACTTTGGGGACACTTTCCCTGGCATAACTTACACGCCATCCGGTGTCTCCACTGCACAACCTCCTTCTGCAAGCCCACAATTTTCACCCCAAGAGCAATGGATTCCCCAGCAGAACAATGATATCCTAGCAGACATTCTACCACCTTCAGGATCTTCAGCTCCTGCCATTTCACAGGCTGCTTTCCCAGCTCCAACTGGCCAGTCTGTGCAGCCAAACCCTAATGTTGTTGGGGGCTTTCTTGCACAGTCAGGATCTGCAGATCATGCAGCTTCACAATTTTCTCCTCAGATTCCAACTGGACCAGCTGCACAATATAACAATGGGAACTTCCTTTCACAGTTGGGTTCTGCAGCGCCTGTACCTTCACAGTCTCCTTTTCAAGCTCCTGTACCTTCTCAGTCTCCTTTTCAAGCTCCTGTACCTTCTCAGTCTCCTTTTCAAGCTCCAGTATCTTCACAGTCTCCTTTTCAAGCTCCGGTATCTTCACAGTCTCCTTTTCAAGCCCCAGTGCCTTCACAGTCTCCTTTTCAAGCTCCAGGACCTTCACAGTCTCCTTTTCAAGCTCCAGTACCTTCACAGGCTCCTTTTCAAGCTCCAGGACCTTCACAGGCTCCTTTTCAATCACCAAGTGGGCCAGTTACACATCCTAGCAATGATAACCTTGGTGGCTTATTTCCACAAGCTGGACCGCCTGGTTCAGTGATGTCACAGTCTACTCCCCCTGCTTCAACAGGTTCACTTGCTATAGTTCCTCAAGCATCCAAGGACAAGTTTGAAACGAAGTCAACGGTTTGGGCTGATACACTGAGCAGAGGATTAGTCAATTTGAATATATCTGGAG CTAAAATTAATCCATTGGCGGATATTGGAATTGATTTTGATGCCATTAATCGGAAAGAAAAGAGGATGGAGAAACCTAAGCCTGCTACCACAGCTCCTGTATCTACTACTACAATGGGCAAGGCAATGGGATCTGGCTCTGGAATGGGTCGTGCTGGTGCAGGTGCACTCAGGCCTCCACCAAATACTATGATGGGTTCAGGTATGGGAATGGGCATGGGCATGGGTAGTGGCCCTGGTGCAGGCATGAGTATGGGTATGGGTGGTGGTCCTGGTTCAGGCATGGGTATGGGTATGGGTGGTGCCCCTGGAGTGGGCATGGGTATGGGTATGGGTGGTGCCCCTGCAGCAGCGGGTATGGGTATGGGTATGGGGATGGGAGGAGGCATGGGCATGGGAGGATATGGAGGCATGAATCAACCTATGGGCATGGGTATGAATGTGGGCATGGGCATGAATATGGGAATGGGGCAAGGAGCCCAGATGCAACAACCAACTGGATTGCCTCCTGGGGGTTATAACCCCATGATGGGCTCAGGTGGTTATGCTCCTCAGCAACCATATGGTGGTGGCTACCGATGA
- the LOC100261824 gene encoding mitochondrial import inner membrane translocase subunit PAM16 like 2 isoform X1 produces the protein MASKILANLIVMGSGILARALVQAYRQALANASKSGVAQETIQNTVRRGSKAMMEQEARQILGVTEQSTWEEILQKYDTLFERNAKNGSFYLQSKVHRAKECLEAVHQGNSQGTPS, from the exons GCTTCAAAAATCCTTGCAAACTTGATCGTAATGGGCTCTGGGATATTAGCCAGAGCTTTAGTTCAGGCATACCGTCAAGCACTTGCAA ATGCCTCAAAATCCGGCGTTGCTCAAGAAACGATACAGAACACTGTCCGCCGAGGAAGCAAAGCCATGATGGAGCAAGAGGCAAGGCAGATTCTTGGTGTGACTGAGCAGTCCACTTGGGAGGAGATTTTGCAG AAGTATGATACTTTGTTTGAAAGGAATGCCAAGAATGGGAGTTTTTACCTTCAGTCAAAAGTTCACAGGGCTAAAGAATGTTTAGAAGCCGTGCATCAAGGCAACAGTCAGGGTACCCCTAGTTGA
- the LOC100261824 gene encoding mitochondrial import inner membrane translocase subunit PAM16 like 2 isoform X2: MGSGILARALVQAYRQALANASKSGVAQETIQNTVRRGSKAMMEQEARQILGVTEQSTWEEILQKYDTLFERNAKNGSFYLQSKVHRAKECLEAVHQGNSQGTPS; the protein is encoded by the exons ATGGGCTCTGGGATATTAGCCAGAGCTTTAGTTCAGGCATACCGTCAAGCACTTGCAA ATGCCTCAAAATCCGGCGTTGCTCAAGAAACGATACAGAACACTGTCCGCCGAGGAAGCAAAGCCATGATGGAGCAAGAGGCAAGGCAGATTCTTGGTGTGACTGAGCAGTCCACTTGGGAGGAGATTTTGCAG AAGTATGATACTTTGTTTGAAAGGAATGCCAAGAATGGGAGTTTTTACCTTCAGTCAAAAGTTCACAGGGCTAAAGAATGTTTAGAAGCCGTGCATCAAGGCAACAGTCAGGGTACCCCTAGTTGA